GCCGCTGATGATGATGTTCAGTCGGGCTTTCATGGCCCCTTCGAGCAGCATCACCATTTCTGGCGTGAACGCGCCGAACCGCAACAGGTCTTCCAGCGTCAGCGGGCGGGAGCCGAATTTACGAATCGTCAGCGCCGGGCCGTCGAGAGACAGCGGCGGAATAATGGCATTGAGTCGCGAGCCGTCCGGGAGACGGGCATCGCACATCGGTGATGTTTCGTCGATACGACGACCGACGCGAGACACGATGCGGTCGAGGATCTGCAGCAGATGTTCGTTGTCGCGGAAGGTGACGTCGGAGCGGACGATGCGTCCCCCTTTTTCGACAAAGACTTTCTTGGGACCGTTGATCATGATGTCGGCGACCCCTTCCTGCTTCATCAGGATTTCGAGGGGGCCGAACCCGAAGGTTTCGTCCAGCACTTCCTCAATCAGGCGTTCGCGTTCCGAACGATTGAGCAGCGGATTTTCGGTATCGCACAGGTGTTCGACCACCAGGCGAATTTCGCGGCGGAGGGTATCCCCCTGCAGTTCGCCGAGCCGGTTCAGGTCCAGCTTGTCGACGAGCTTGCCGTGGATGAGCCGTTTGAGATTTTCAAAGTCGTCCTGCGTGGGATCTTTGCGAAGCCGACTGGCTGTGGGGACTGGAGGCATGGCGCATTACTCAGTTCAAGCGACGATGACGGGGGGAACGTCTGAACCGCCCTGGAAATGCAAGGCGTCTCTCTGAACCGTAGCTCACGATTCTGCGCCTCGACGTCGGACTTTTCTGGGATGGTGAAAAAAGAGAACGCCTGCCGCTCAGCGAAAGCAGGCCGGTTATAGGAATCAGAACGGCCGCGCCGTGCCTGCGCTTAGAAACGACAATTCAGCGCGAATGGCCGGTCAGAACGATTTTGGGGATGGTGATCTCGTCATCAAATCGTCAGTTTTCGATTGACGAACGCGATCGGGCAATTTACGCTTCCAAAATAGATTAACGGTGATTGATGTTTGCGGTTTGGCCGAAGAATCAATTGCCGAGCGGGCTGACGATTCACTGAGAATGCTGCAACGTGAGTGCAGTGAGTCGCCTCAGATCGCGCAGCGTGATCCTCCTTTGAATTACTGCAAGTGTCCTGCCTCCTGTTTGGGGCCACCCGCCCCGCCCTGCCCCGTAGCCTTCAAGTAGGCAAGCCGGCGTTTCGAAATGAAACGACTTGATTTGGCTTGCCGGTCAGCATCGTCCTGCCTGTTGGAGATCAGACCATGGCCTCTCAAGCGTCGTGCGCCCCCGCCCACTTTCGTCAGCTCTCGCGCCGCGGCTTCCTGTCTGTCGGCGTTCTCGCCGGGACAGGTCTCACCTTGCCGACCCTGCTCGCCCGTCAGGCTCAGGCGGAACTGAAGGATTACGCAAACTTCGATGGGACCGCCAAGTCCATCATTCATATCTTCCTGCCAGGGGGCGTGGCACAGCAGGAATCGTTCGATCCCAAGCCATACGCCCCGATCGAATATCGCGGCGAAATGAAGTCGATCGAGACGAAGCTCCCCGGCGTCCGTTTCGGCGAAACGTTCAAAAACACCGCCCAGATCGCGGACAAGCTCTGCATCATCCGTTCGATGTCGCACGGTGAAGCGGCTCACGAACGCGGTACGCACAACATGTTCACGGGTTATCGTCCCAGCCCGGCTCTGCAGTTTCCTTCGATTGGTTCGGTCGTCAGCCAGCAACTCGGCAGCCGCCAAAACCTCCCGCCCTACGTCTGTATTCCGAACGTCCCGAACGAATTTGCCGGCAGCGGCTATCTGAGTTCGGCTTTCGCACCGTTCTCGCTCGGGAGCGATCCCGCCGCCAACGGCTTCAAGGTTCGTGACCTCGAACTCCCCAGCGGCGTCGACGACAGCCGTTTCGCCAGCCGCCGTTCGGCGCTGGAAGCGGTGAACGAACATTTCCGCAAACGCGAGTCATCCGATCAGGTGACCGCCATGGACTCGTTCTACGAGTCGGCTTACAGCCTCATTTCTTCCCAGCAGGCTCGTGAAGCCTTTGACCTGGAGAAAGAACCTGCGGCTCTCCGCGATCAATACGGTCGCAATCAGGCTGGGGCTCGCATGCTGTTGGCCCGTCGCCTTGTCGAGTCCGGCGTCCGTCTGGTGAATCTCACCTACGGTAGCTGGGACATGCACGACAACATTGTCCGCGGCTTCACCAGCTCGGCTCCGGCGTTCGATCAGGCCTTCACCGCACTCATCAACGACCTCGAACAGCGCGGCCGTCTGAATGACACGCTGGTCATGGTGTCGTCCGAGTTCGGCCGCACGCCCAAGATGAACAACACCGCTGGCCGCGATCACTGGCCAAAAGTGTTCAGCGTGGTCATGGCTGGCGGCGGGGTGAAGCGTGGAGTCGTTTACGGCTCTTCGAATGCGACCGCCAGCGAACCTGAGGAAGATCCAGTGACGGTCGAAAACCTGTTCACCACGGTCTACCACACCCTCGGGATTGTCGCCGACAAGGAGCTGATGGCTCCGGGCAACCGGCCGATCGAAATCGTCGACGGCGGCACCATCGTGAAAGAACTTCTGGCCTGACCGCAGCCACACGGCCCGCGCCTAGGCCGATTGGTGGATCTGCGTCCGGAAGAAGTCGATGAATTCCGCAGCGCCGCTTCGGTCGTTTGATGGCCGCGCGCGTGCTGTCGGTGAAGTTTCTGGAGCGGGGGTTCCACATGCATCGCTTGTCTGCAGTCGGTTTTTTCTTCACGGCGTTACTGCTGGCGTCATCGTCGGAAGCGGCCCAGCCGAAATTCAAGCATCTCTCGCCGCTTGCCGGTCAACGCGGTACGGAAGTCGATGTCGTGCTCTATGGCGACAATCTCGACGATGCCGAAGAACTGCTCCTTTACGACACAGGCCTCGAAGTCCTGAAGTTCGAAAAAGTGGCGGCTGAGGAAGATCGCAAGCAGGGGAAACGGGTTACCGTCCGCTTTAAAATCGCTGCCGACTGCCCTCTCGGCGCTCAGCGGATGCGCATTCGCACCCGAACTGGCATGTCGGATCTGCAGAACTTTCACGTCGGCGCCCTGCCGCTGGTGAGCGAAAAAGAGCCGAATACGCAGTTCGAAACTCCCCAGGTTTTGGCGATGAATACGTCGGTCGAAGGTCGCGTCGATCGCGAAGACGTCGACTATTACGAAATCGAGGCGAAAGCCGGTCAGCGGATCACCGCCGAAATCTTTGGTCAGCGACTGGGCCGCTCTTCCGGTTCCAGCTATTTCGACCCGTTCCTGGCGATTCTCAATTCAGAGCGTTTTGAACTGGCGGTGAACGATGATACCCCGCTCGTCTGGAACGATTCGATGGTCTCCGTCGTCGCGCCGGCTGATGGCAAGTACACCATCCTTGTCCGTGATGCCTCCTACAACGGCGATGGCCAGGCCCACTATGTCCTGCATGTCGGCAACTTCCCTCGTCCCACTGCCGTGCTGCCAGCAGGCGGTAAACCCGGTGAAACGCTGAAGGTGACTTTCCTCGGTGACGTTGCCGGTCCCATCGAACGCGAAATCACGCTGCCGACGACCGCCCCTGCGGACAACTTTGGTCTCGAAGTGCAGGACGATCAGGGGATTGCCCCCTCTCGGCATCCGTTCCGCATCGTCGACCTGCAGAACATTCTCGAACAGGAACCGAATAACGATCGCAATGTCGCCACGGCGGGCCCGCTGCCTGCGGCGTTCAACGGCGTGATTGGCGCGAAGTCGGACATCGACTTCTTCAAATTCGCGGCGAAGAAAGACCAGACGGTCAATGTCGAAGTTTACGCCCGTCGGATTCGATCTGGTCTCGATCCGGTGGTGAGCGTCCATCAGATGTCCGATGGGAAGGGGCTCGGCAGCGACGACGACAGCCGCGGCGTCGACTGTGCGGTGAAAGTGAAGATCCCTGCCGATGGAGAATATGTGGTCGCCGTTCGAGATCACCTCAATCGCGGCGAGCCGACCTTCACCTATCGCATCGAAGTGACGGAACTGCAGCCGGAGGTCTTTGCCGACCCGATCGAATTCGCCCGCTATGTGCAGCCGCAGATCATCATCCCGCAAGGAGGCGGCTGCGGCGTTGTGGCGAACATTCAGCGTCGTGAGTTCGGCGGACCGGTGAACTTCCGCAGCGATTCCCTCCCGCCCGGCGTGCGGATGGAATGTCCCGAAAGCTGGCGGGCCGACGGCACGGCGTCCGTCGTGTTTTTTGCCGATGAGACCGCCCCGCTGGGCGGCAAGTATTCGTCCATCACCGCGTTCCTCGATGACCCCAAGCAGCCCGCCCTCAAGATCGAAGGGGAGTTCCGCCAGGACGTGCTGATGATCCGCGCGAACAATAACGATCGGGTCTGGGAAGAACGGATGCATCGCCTGCCGATCGTGGTAGTCGAGAAGGCGCCGTTCAAATGCTGGATCGAAATGCCCAAGGTTCCCGTCGTTCAGAACGGCTCGCTGAACCTCGTGGTGAAGTGCGAAAAGGCCGAAGGCTGGGACGAAGAAATCAACATGCAGCTGTTGCAGAATCCCCCTGGCGTCAGCTCGAACGGCTCGGCAAAAATTCCCAAGGGCGCGACTGAAGGCGTCATTGCGGTGAATGCGTCAGACAAAGCCAGCGTGCGTGAAAGCATGGTCTCGGCTCGCTGTTCAGCGAAGCATGCCGGTGGTGAATATGAACTCGCGACTCCGTTTGTTCCTATCAAGGTCGAAGAGAAATACGTCACTTTCGAATTCGCTCAAGGGGCCGTCGAACAGGGGAAAGAAACCCCGTACCTGATCAAGGTCACCAAACGCAAAGACTTCGAAGGGGAAGCGGTCGTCGAACTGCTCGGCCTGCCGGCCAATGCCACGGCTGAAAAGCTGAACCTCACGAAAGACACAGCCGAGTTGCTGTTCACGATCAAGGCCGCGGCCGACACCCCCGTCGGCATGAGCCAGAATGTCTTCTGTAAAGTCGATGTGCCTGAGAATGGCGCGATTGTGACCCACAGTCTGGGAAATGGTCGGCTTCGCGTCGACAAGCCTGCTCCGCCGCCGAAGACCACGCCAGAGACCCCGGCTGCTCCTCCCCCGGCGGAGGTCGCCAAGACGGAAGCCCCGCCCAAGCCGTTGTCTCGCCTCGAGCAATTGCGTGTGCAGCAAAAACAGCGCGAAGCTGGCGGCGGCGAATAGCTGGTGTTGACCCTGATTTGAAGACCGAGATTCACTTTCGTTTGCTATGGCTTCCGTCATGATTCGATCCCTCGCCTGCACACTGATCTTCAGCCTGACCGCCCAGGCCGCCATCGCGGCGGAGCTGGTTGAGCTGCGGGTTTCTCCCAAAGAAGTCCGACTGACGACGGCGCGAGCCCGGCAGTCGGTGATCGTGCAAGGGGTCTACGACGACGGCCTCACTCGCGACCTCACCTCGCAGACCGAATGGAAGCTGGACGAAAACATCCTGCGGCGCGACGGCAATATCCTGTTCCCGAAGGCCGACGGGACAACGCAGGTGAGCCTGTCGGTCGGCGGCAAGACGGAACAGATTCCAGTCGTTGTGGAGAAAGCCGGGACCGATCGCCCCGTCAGCTTCAAGCTCGATGTGATGCCAGTCTTCATGAAGGCCGGCTGCAACACCGGCAGTTGTCATGGAGCAGCCCGCGGGAAAGACGGCTTTCGCTTGTCTCTGTTTGGCTACGATCCCGATGGGGACCACTTTCGCATTACCCGCGAACAGTTGGGCCGACGCGTGAATCTCGCCGTGCCTGAGGCGAGCATGATGGTCGAGAAATCGATCGGCTCGGTACCGCACACCGGGGGCAAACGCTACTCGATGGAATCCCCCATGAATCAGACGATTCTGGAGTGGATCAAGAACGGCGTTCCCACCGATCCAGGCGATCAGGCGACCTGCGTCGGTATCGAACTCTATCCCCGCCAGGCAGTGCTGGACGGCAAGGGTGAGACGCAGCAGATGGTCGTGCTCGCCAAGTATTCTGATGGCAGCACGCGCGACGTCACGTCGCTGGCGGCGTTCTTCTCCAGTAACGATTCGTCCGCCAAGATCGACGATCAAGGTCTCGTCACCGCCGGCGATCGCGGCGAAGCCTTCGTCATGGCCCGCTTCGACGTCCATACGCAGGGATCACAGTTCCTCGCGCTCCCCAAAGGCCTGCAATACCAGCCGAATCAGGAAGAGCCGGTCAATTACATCGACGAACTCGTCACCGCCAAGCTCAAGAAGATCCGGCTCAACCCGTCGGATGTCTGTAGCGATGAAGACTTCCTCCGCCGGGTTTCGATTGACCTCGTCGGTCAACTCCCCCCGGCGGAAGAGTACGAAGCTTTCATGGCGGACGCCTCTGCCGACAAACGGACTAAGAAAATTGATGAACTGCTGCAGCGCAAAGAGTTCACCGAGATGTGGGTCTCGAAGTGGTCGGAATGGCTGATGATGCGCTCCGGCGGCCAGCAGCAGATTTCCGATAAGTCGATCGTGCTCTATTACCAGTGGCTTGTCGATCAGGTCGCCAACAACGTCCCGATGGACGAAATGGTCCGCAACATTCTCGCCTCGTCAGGCGGAACCTTTTCCAATCCCCCCACGAACTTTTATGAGCTCGAACGCGATCAGCTCAAGGTCGCCGAGAACGTGGCTCAGGTGTTCATGGGGATGCGGATTCAGTGTGCCCAGTGCCACAATCATCCGTTCGACCGCTGGACTCAGGACGAGTACTACGAGTTCGCCGCGTTCTTTTCGCAGATCGGTCGCAAACGCGGGGAAGATGTTCGCGAACAGGTCGTCTTCAATCGCGGCGGCGGCGAAGTGAAACATCCGGTCACCGGCAAGAATTCGGTTCCCAAGTTCCTGGGGGGTGACCGTCCGGATGTCGCCGGAAAAGATCGTCGTGAAGTGCTGGCGGCATGGCTCGCTTCGCCTGAGAACCCGTTCTTTGCGACCAACTTTGCCAACCGCGTCTGGCATCACTTTTTCGGCATCGGCATTGTCGAACCGGTGGACGATGTGCGCATTTCGAATCCGGCCTCGAATCCGGAACTGCTCGACGCCCTGGCTCACAAGTTCACCGAATACGGCTACGACTTCCGCAAGCTGGTGCGTGACATCTGTCTGTCGAAGACCTACCAGCGGTCGACGCAGCGGAATGAAAGCAACCTGACTGACGAGCGGAACTTTGCTCATCAGTCGGTCCGTCGCATCAAGGCGGAATCGATGCTCGACATTATCAGTCAGGTGACGAACACCAAGGACGACTTCTCGAAGCTGCCTGTCGGCGCCCACGCTGTGCAGATTGCCGATGGCAATACGACGACCTACTTCCTGACGACGTTCGGACGCGCTAAACGCGAAACCGCCTGCTCGTGTGAAGTCCGCATGGAGCCCACGCTCTCACAGGCACTGCATCTGATGAACGGCGATACAGTCAATCAGAAGATGGTCCAGGGGGCCGTCCTCAAGAAGATGATCGACGCCAAACTGCCGCCGCAGGAGATCGTCGACCATTTGTACGTCTCCTGCCTGACGCGACACCCGACCCAGGCCGAAAAAGACAGCCTCGCCCCGCTGTTCGCCGAAGGGGCGAACGTGAATCAATCCCTCGAAGACATTTACTGGGCGTTGCTCAATTCACGCGAGTTTTTGTTCAACCACTAGTAGAAGAAAATTCGAAGCACGAAATCCGAAATCTCGAACGAATTCCACTAGCAAAACGATTGAGTTGATTTCGTTTCGAATTTCGTGCTTCGGATTTCGGATTTTATAAAGAAGTCGGTTCCCGCCAGATTGCC
This window of the Planctomicrobium piriforme genome carries:
- a CDS encoding DUF1501 domain-containing protein, which encodes MASQASCAPAHFRQLSRRGFLSVGVLAGTGLTLPTLLARQAQAELKDYANFDGTAKSIIHIFLPGGVAQQESFDPKPYAPIEYRGEMKSIETKLPGVRFGETFKNTAQIADKLCIIRSMSHGEAAHERGTHNMFTGYRPSPALQFPSIGSVVSQQLGSRQNLPPYVCIPNVPNEFAGSGYLSSAFAPFSLGSDPAANGFKVRDLELPSGVDDSRFASRRSALEAVNEHFRKRESSDQVTAMDSFYESAYSLISSQQAREAFDLEKEPAALRDQYGRNQAGARMLLARRLVESGVRLVNLTYGSWDMHDNIVRGFTSSAPAFDQAFTALINDLEQRGRLNDTLVMVSSEFGRTPKMNNTAGRDHWPKVFSVVMAGGGVKRGVVYGSSNATASEPEEDPVTVENLFTTVYHTLGIVADKELMAPGNRPIEIVDGGTIVKELLA
- a CDS encoding PPC domain-containing protein produces the protein MHRLSAVGFFFTALLLASSSEAAQPKFKHLSPLAGQRGTEVDVVLYGDNLDDAEELLLYDTGLEVLKFEKVAAEEDRKQGKRVTVRFKIAADCPLGAQRMRIRTRTGMSDLQNFHVGALPLVSEKEPNTQFETPQVLAMNTSVEGRVDREDVDYYEIEAKAGQRITAEIFGQRLGRSSGSSYFDPFLAILNSERFELAVNDDTPLVWNDSMVSVVAPADGKYTILVRDASYNGDGQAHYVLHVGNFPRPTAVLPAGGKPGETLKVTFLGDVAGPIEREITLPTTAPADNFGLEVQDDQGIAPSRHPFRIVDLQNILEQEPNNDRNVATAGPLPAAFNGVIGAKSDIDFFKFAAKKDQTVNVEVYARRIRSGLDPVVSVHQMSDGKGLGSDDDSRGVDCAVKVKIPADGEYVVAVRDHLNRGEPTFTYRIEVTELQPEVFADPIEFARYVQPQIIIPQGGGCGVVANIQRREFGGPVNFRSDSLPPGVRMECPESWRADGTASVVFFADETAPLGGKYSSITAFLDDPKQPALKIEGEFRQDVLMIRANNNDRVWEERMHRLPIVVVEKAPFKCWIEMPKVPVVQNGSLNLVVKCEKAEGWDEEINMQLLQNPPGVSSNGSAKIPKGATEGVIAVNASDKASVRESMVSARCSAKHAGGEYELATPFVPIKVEEKYVTFEFAQGAVEQGKETPYLIKVTKRKDFEGEAVVELLGLPANATAEKLNLTKDTAELLFTIKAAADTPVGMSQNVFCKVDVPENGAIVTHSLGNGRLRVDKPAPPPKTTPETPAAPPPAEVAKTEAPPKPLSRLEQLRVQQKQREAGGGE
- a CDS encoding DUF1549 domain-containing protein; this encodes MIRSLACTLIFSLTAQAAIAAELVELRVSPKEVRLTTARARQSVIVQGVYDDGLTRDLTSQTEWKLDENILRRDGNILFPKADGTTQVSLSVGGKTEQIPVVVEKAGTDRPVSFKLDVMPVFMKAGCNTGSCHGAARGKDGFRLSLFGYDPDGDHFRITREQLGRRVNLAVPEASMMVEKSIGSVPHTGGKRYSMESPMNQTILEWIKNGVPTDPGDQATCVGIELYPRQAVLDGKGETQQMVVLAKYSDGSTRDVTSLAAFFSSNDSSAKIDDQGLVTAGDRGEAFVMARFDVHTQGSQFLALPKGLQYQPNQEEPVNYIDELVTAKLKKIRLNPSDVCSDEDFLRRVSIDLVGQLPPAEEYEAFMADASADKRTKKIDELLQRKEFTEMWVSKWSEWLMMRSGGQQQISDKSIVLYYQWLVDQVANNVPMDEMVRNILASSGGTFSNPPTNFYELERDQLKVAENVAQVFMGMRIQCAQCHNHPFDRWTQDEYYEFAAFFSQIGRKRGEDVREQVVFNRGGGEVKHPVTGKNSVPKFLGGDRPDVAGKDRREVLAAWLASPENPFFATNFANRVWHHFFGIGIVEPVDDVRISNPASNPELLDALAHKFTEYGYDFRKLVRDICLSKTYQRSTQRNESNLTDERNFAHQSVRRIKAESMLDIISQVTNTKDDFSKLPVGAHAVQIADGNTTTYFLTTFGRAKRETACSCEVRMEPTLSQALHLMNGDTVNQKMVQGAVLKKMIDAKLPPQEIVDHLYVSCLTRHPTQAEKDSLAPLFAEGANVNQSLEDIYWALLNSREFLFNH